In Carya illinoinensis cultivar Pawnee chromosome 10, C.illinoinensisPawnee_v1, whole genome shotgun sequence, one DNA window encodes the following:
- the LOC122278858 gene encoding uncharacterized protein LOC122278858: protein MLSEGDKVSSSVSSSSIVNHTLRINPICNCGSPASLRTSNTPRNPGRSFFGCSKYNTKGLPHCNFFIWADSGKEMENDLMKVFIEILMKKEELQKTHEELQKTHEEVRQLLQLFRRREEEVRTMMEEVRHCSEEVRRRDGEIVKREVEVRRQRTHIRICVAVSILLYLYFIRSL from the exons ATGTTATCTGAGGGAGATAAGGTATCATCGTCAGTTTCTTCATCTTCTATTGTTAATCATACTTTGAGAATCAACCCAATTTGCAATTGTGGGTCACCTGCTTCACTTAGAACATCGAACACGCCAAGAAATCCGGGCCGATCATTCTTTGGGTGTTCAAAATACAATACCAAG GGATTACCACATTGCAACTTTTTCATATGGGCAGATAGTGGTAAGGAAATGGAGAATGACCTTATGAAAGTATTCATTGAGATTTTGATGAAGAAGGAAGAGCTCCAGAAAACACATGAAGAGTTGCAGAAAACACATGAAGAGGTTCGCCAATTATTGCAACTTTttcgaagaagagaggaagaggtgcGAACAATGATGGAAGAGGTTCGACATTGTTCGGAAGAGGTTCGCCGTAGAGATGGCGAAATTGTCAAGCGGGAGGTGGAAGTCCGGCGTCAACGCACACATATTCGTATATGTGTGGCAGtttctattttactttatttgtaCTTTATACGATCGCTTTGA
- the LOC122278567 gene encoding protein FAR1-RELATED SEQUENCE 5-like, protein MEKGKDHAYPITRSTADSTTNPSTNPPSQMIAIPFYPLGSTSPTANPSTNLPTQVIPIPCYPDFSNYMHGCHPPMPNAWLPPFFERPEASASTQTSQGNPLPPCESNLNPSSGLHSASSSHVDETQDPTPESTGKSMDTVIGGSDDLSRPHDNVPQTEGADIVEEPKLGMVFKSEDDLLSYYKRYGQQCGFGIMTQRSHRFEDGSLRYVTLGCARGGKARNRTSNVARPRPTSKTDCKARINVTLERGVLKVNSVDNSHNHGLSPQKSRFFRCNREVSESVKRVLDINDQAGIRMNKSFASLVQEAGGFENLPFNEKDCRNYIDKARHLRLGKGGAGALREYFARMQYKNDGFFSLMDMDDDGRLRNVFWADARSRAAYKYFGDVVTFDTTYLTNRYGMPFAPFVGVNHHGQSILLGAGLISSEDTETFTWLFQTWCNCMDGEAPKAIITDQDRAMKNAISLVFPNSRHRFCLWHILKKLPEKLGSHGEFKTGLKTGLLNCVYDSHTVEEFEGSWEVLITKYNLQDNAWLKSLYAERTYWAPVFMKDVFWAGMSTTQRSESMNAFFDGYVHAKTNLKEFVDQFDNALRKKIENESAADFQSFNVTIPVVSPSPLEKTFQDIYTCNKFREVQKEVIGMLATLPTLHRKDGVIATYNVEDEVNVDDFIKEVTHTVYFNEAECEVKCSCALFEMRGVLCRHVLGIMRVNKVRSVPEKYILDRWRKDIKRTYTLIRSSYDGVDERPEVCRYSRIIKKCNEVATNASSCDEHTEDMLAKLDAMNLGYRTNKPPSKVNVTTTAVPTTTATSKNVFSPHVVRGKGRPPSLRKKSMIEHIKPTTKKATQKGKRKQPHGVEGEVLGTRRNLFGSTVVGTQQSVTFQPPQNTTEVLDFSVTELDVAVNETQESMQLHPDGTQLDHEGSMAILHLLSYIECLIMMLKISTCGKNTLACLVEY, encoded by the exons atggagaaagggaaggaCCATGCATATCCTATAACACGTTCTACAGCAGATTCCACAACAAATCCATCCACAAATCCTCCCTCCCAG ATGATAGCAATACCATTCTATCCACTGGGATCGACGTCTCCAACTGCAAATCCATCAACCAATCTACCAACCCAG GTGATACCAATACCATGTTACCCGGATTTTTCAAACTATATGCATGGTTGCCATCCACCAATGCCAAATGCATGGTTACCCCCATTTTTCGAGCGTCCTGAAGCCAGTGCATCTACACAAACTAGTCAG GGAAACCCGTTGCCCCCATGCGAGTCGAATCTTAACCCTTCGAGTGGTCTACACTCTGCAAGTTCAAGCCATGTTGATGAAACCCAAGATCCCACACCTGAGTCTACTGGAAAAAGTATGGATACTGTTATTGGGGGGAGTGATGATCTGTCTAGGCCACATGATAATGTGCCCCAAACTGAGGGGGCCGATATTGTTGAGGAGCCGAAATTGGGAATGGTGTTTAAATCTGAAGATGACTTATTGTCTTATTATAAAAGATATGGGCAACAATGCGGTTTTGGGATAATGACTCAGAGGAGCCATAGGTTTGAGGATGGGAGCCTGAGATATGTCACATTGGGTTGTGCCAGGGGTGGGAAGGCACGGAACCGTACGTCTAATGTTGCCAGGCCACGTCCGACATCAAAGACAGACTGTAAGGCAAGAATAAATGTGACGTTAGAAAGAGGTGTGTTAAAGGTGAACAGTGTAGATAATTCCCATAATCACGGCTTAAGTCCACAAAAGTCGAGATTTTTTCGCTGCAATAGAGAAGTGAGCGAGTCTGTTAAGAGAGTGTTAGACATAAATGATCAAGCTGGGATAagaatgaacaagagttttgCCTCTCTTGTGCAAGAAGCGGGTGGGTTTGAGAACTTGCCATTCAATGAAAAGGACTGTCGGaattatattgacaaggcaCGCCACCTTCGACTTGGGAAAGGTGGTGCTGGAGCCCTCCGTGAGTATTTTGCGCGGATGCAATACAAAAATGACGGATTCTTTTCACTAATGGATATGGATGATGACGGGCGGTTGAGGAATGTATTCTGGGCGGATGCACGAAGTAGGGCAGCCTacaaatattttggtgatgttgTGACCTTCGACACGACCTATTTGACAAACAGATATGGGATGCCGTTTGCACCGTTTGtgggtgtaaaccaccatggacAGTCGATATTGTTGGGCGCAGGATTAATTTCTAGTGAGGATACAGAAACGTTTACATGGTTATTTCAGACCTGGTGTAATTGTATGGACGGTGAAGCTCCCAAGGCTATTATCACGGACCAAGATAGagccatgaaaaatgcaataagccttGTCTTTCCAAACAGTCGACACAGATTTTGCTTATGGcacattttgaaaaagttgccTGAGAAGCTAGGTTCACATGGTGAATTCAAAACTGGGTTGAAAACTGGGTTGTTAAATTGTGTGTATGACTCTCACACAGTTGAGGAGTTTGAGGGGTCTTGGGAAGTGTTAATTACGAAGTACAACTTGCAGGATAATGCTTGGTTGAAAAGTTTATATGCTGAGCGTACGTATTGGGCACCGGTATTCATGAAAGATGTTTtctgggctggaatgagtacaacccaaAGAAGCGAGAGTATGAATGCGTTTTTCGACGGGTATGTTCATGCTAAGacaaacttaaaagagtttgtCGATCAGTTCGATAATgcattgaggaagaagattgagaatgaaagtGCGGCGGACTTCCAGTCATTCAATGTTACAATTCCCGTCGTCTCCCCCTCTCCACTTGAGAAGACTTTTCAAGACATATACACTTGCaataaatttagagaagttcaAAAAGAAGTAATAGGGATGCTTGCAACTCTTCCAACTCTACACAGGAAGGATGGTGTAATTGCAACATACaatgtagaagatgaagtgaaTGTTGATGATTTCATCAAGGAGGTTACCCACACGGTGTACTTTAATGAGGCTGAATGTGAGGTGAAGTGTTCATGTGccttgtttgagatgagaggggTATTGTGTAGGCATGTATTGGGCATTATGAGAGTTAACAAAGTCCGCTCGGTGCCAGAAAAGTACATACTAGATCGATGGCGGAAAGACATAAAGAGAACTTACACTCTTATACGAAGTAGTTACGATGGGGTTGATGAGAGGCCTGAAGTATGCAGATATTCACGTATCATCAAGAAATGCAACGAAGTAGCCACAAATGCATCTTCATGTGATGAGCACACTGAGGATATGCTAGCTAAGTTAGATGCAATGAACTTAGGCTACCGCACGAACAAGCCGCCATCAAAGGTGAATGTTACAACAACTGCCGTGCCCACCACAACTGCCACTTCTAAGAATGTATTCAGTCCCCATGTAGTGAGAGGAAAAGGCAGACCGCCTTCTCTCAGGAAAAAATCCATGATTGAACATATTAAACCCACGACAAAGAAGGCTACTCAGAAAGGAAAACGTAAACAG CCGCATGGAGTAGAAGGCGAAGTTCTGGGAACTAGAAGGAATTTATTTGGTTCCACAGTTGTTGGGACACAACAAAGTGTCACATTTCAG CCTCCTCAAAACACTACCGAAGTGTTGGACTTTAGTGTCACCGAGCTAGACGTTGCGGTGAATGAGACGCAAGAAAGT ATGCAACTTCATCCGGATGGAACCCAGCTTGATCATGAAGGAAGTATGGCAATTTTGCATCTATTATCATACATAGAATGTTTAATCATGATGCTCAAGATATCTACTTGTGGAAAAAATACACTTGCATGTTTGGTGGAGTATTGA